One Dialister invisus DSM 15470 genomic region harbors:
- a CDS encoding rod shape-determining protein: MSPKTKRERSKNTYLQRSLLLDWVGAFGAEDIGIDLGTSNAVIYVKNKGLVFPEAAVVAKNENTKKIFAYGVRAGEMEGRLPKGLQLIRPLKTSAIIDYNSAAYLMNALINQSYLKGIFFHPRLLMCVPVGISKVQRRALLEAAVAVGARKTVLIDQPIAAVMGLGLKLDRMQGVLIVDIGGGSTKISVVSRHGVVNSHFSTESGMLMDEAIMNVILEKYHIRIGRKAAETLKMTLGVEWDLNRDTRICEVCGISTITELPVKIAVTGEIVAQALNPILYRIFSGITSVIQMTPPAILGDIREHGIVLIGGVAQLKGLKELVLKVTDMKAHVADHPSYVNAVGAGSALEYMDYFRDSLQDLH, translated from the coding sequence GTGTCACCGAAGACTAAACGGGAGAGAAGTAAAAATACATATCTTCAACGTTCCCTTTTGCTTGATTGGGTAGGTGCTTTTGGCGCGGAAGATATAGGTATTGATTTAGGGACATCCAATGCAGTTATTTATGTAAAAAATAAAGGTCTTGTGTTTCCTGAAGCTGCTGTAGTGGCAAAGAATGAAAATACTAAAAAGATATTCGCTTATGGTGTTCGCGCGGGAGAAATGGAAGGCCGTCTTCCTAAGGGGCTCCAGCTTATACGCCCGCTTAAAACCAGCGCAATCATTGATTATAACAGTGCAGCATATCTGATGAACGCTCTGATTAACCAGTCCTATCTGAAAGGTATATTTTTCCACCCGCGTTTACTGATGTGCGTGCCGGTGGGGATTTCAAAGGTACAGCGCAGGGCTCTTCTTGAAGCGGCTGTAGCTGTAGGAGCGAGAAAAACAGTACTTATTGATCAGCCGATTGCAGCAGTTATGGGGCTTGGTTTAAAATTAGATCGCATGCAAGGTGTGCTCATTGTAGATATTGGCGGCGGATCGACAAAAATTTCTGTTGTATCCAGGCATGGTGTAGTAAATAGCCATTTTTCTACAGAATCGGGAATGCTTATGGATGAAGCTATTATGAATGTGATTTTGGAAAAATACCATATTCGTATTGGACGGAAAGCGGCAGAAACATTAAAAATGACTCTTGGCGTGGAATGGGATTTAAATCGCGATACCCGTATATGTGAAGTCTGCGGTATCTCAACAATTACAGAACTTCCTGTGAAAATTGCTGTAACAGGGGAGATCGTTGCCCAGGCGCTGAATCCGATTTTATACAGGATATTTTCAGGTATTACTTCTGTGATACAAATGACACCGCCGGCAATCCTGGGAGATATCCGGGAACATGGGATTGTATTGATCGGTGGTGTAGCGCAGCTGAAAGGATTAAAAGAGCTCGTATTGAAAGTAACAGACATGAAAGCACATGTGGCGGATCATCCTTCTTATGTAAATGCAGTAGGCGCAGGATCTGCCTTGGAGTATATGGATTATTTTCGTGATTCATTGCAGGATTTGCATTAA
- the murA gene encoding UDP-N-acetylglucosamine 1-carboxyvinyltransferase produces MEKLIIHGGHSLRGTVRVSSAKNAILPIIVATLLPVTPATIVDAPHLDDVSTICSVLESLGVKVTHGEGRITFDAVEVNKTEASYELMSRMRASFLVMGPLLAKMGHARIALPGGCMIGSRPIDLHLKAFEAMGAEIHVGNGYVEGWAPGGLKGNTIYLDFPSVGATENILMAAVTAKGRTIIENAAEEPEIVDLVTFLNGMGANIKGAGTNVIRIEGVKELYGVDHTVIPDRIEAGTFMIAAAMVGGDVLISNVLTEHLKPLLAKLNEAGVKVVKDIDSVRVISDGKIRSTDIKTLPYPGFPTDLQAQFMALMTIGDGLSRVTETVFENRFMHVGELQRMGASIQVEGRTASIRGVPFLRGAFVRATDLRAGAALTLAGLAAHGQTEIGELHHIDRGYDRLVEKLQGLGADIVRVTED; encoded by the coding sequence TTGGAAAAATTGATTATTCATGGAGGACATTCTCTGCGCGGCACTGTGCGTGTATCCAGTGCTAAAAATGCGATTTTGCCTATTATCGTGGCGACATTACTTCCTGTTACACCGGCGACTATTGTAGATGCCCCTCATTTGGATGATGTTTCCACGATTTGCAGCGTCCTTGAATCTTTGGGTGTGAAAGTAACTCATGGAGAGGGGCGTATTACATTTGATGCGGTTGAAGTAAATAAAACAGAAGCTTCTTATGAACTGATGAGCCGTATGAGGGCGTCTTTCCTTGTCATGGGTCCCCTTCTTGCGAAGATGGGGCATGCGAGGATTGCCCTTCCCGGTGGCTGTATGATAGGAAGCCGCCCGATTGACCTGCATTTAAAAGCTTTTGAGGCTATGGGAGCTGAAATTCATGTAGGAAACGGATATGTGGAAGGATGGGCACCCGGCGGATTAAAGGGAAATACCATTTATCTGGATTTTCCCAGTGTAGGTGCCACGGAAAATATATTGATGGCAGCCGTAACAGCAAAGGGACGCACCATTATTGAAAATGCAGCAGAAGAACCGGAAATTGTTGATCTTGTTACATTTCTTAATGGAATGGGTGCAAATATTAAAGGCGCAGGTACGAATGTAATCCGCATTGAAGGTGTGAAAGAGCTGTATGGCGTAGACCATACGGTTATTCCTGACCGTATTGAGGCGGGAACCTTTATGATCGCAGCGGCAATGGTCGGTGGTGATGTATTGATTTCCAATGTACTTACAGAACATTTAAAACCACTGCTTGCGAAGTTAAATGAGGCGGGAGTAAAAGTGGTCAAAGATATTGACAGCGTCCGGGTCATTAGTGATGGTAAGATACGTTCCACTGATATTAAGACATTGCCTTATCCGGGGTTTCCCACGGATTTGCAGGCGCAATTTATGGCGCTGATGACCATTGGTGATGGTTTAAGCCGTGTGACGGAAACTGTTTTTGAAAACAGATTTATGCATGTAGGTGAATTGCAGCGTATGGGGGCTTCCATACAGGTAGAAGGCCGTACGGCCAGCATCAGAGGGGTACCGTTTCTGCGGGGGGCTTTTGTGAGAGCCACAGATCTTCGCGCCGGAGCAGCGCTGACTTTGGCCGGCTTGGCGGCGCATGGGCAGACCGAGATTGGGGAACTTCACCATATCGATCGCGGCTATGATCGTCTTGTGGAGAAATTACAGGGGTTAGGAGCTGACATTGTCCGTGTCACCGAAGACTAA
- a CDS encoding CBS domain-containing protein, whose amino-acid sequence MGEKIIKAKDFMTKYVFSIPPDVTVHELVKLFVTHPVSAVPVVGDDNELLGIVSEGDLLYKKVKPKVPAYLDILGANIYYCGFGRYERSFRKLLATQAADLMTKDVRCVTPETDMETIMNLMIDEHLKTVPVVEKPNRLVGIITRHDILGAIAATELEEKMSENHKSTEE is encoded by the coding sequence ATGGGGGAAAAAATAATCAAAGCGAAAGATTTTATGACCAAGTATGTGTTTAGCATTCCACCTGACGTAACTGTTCATGAATTGGTAAAATTATTTGTTACTCACCCGGTGAGTGCTGTTCCTGTGGTTGGTGACGACAATGAGTTGCTGGGAATTGTTTCAGAAGGTGATCTTCTTTATAAAAAAGTGAAACCTAAGGTGCCGGCATATTTGGATATTTTAGGTGCAAATATCTATTATTGCGGATTCGGCAGGTATGAAAGATCTTTCAGAAAGCTTTTGGCGACACAGGCTGCGGATTTGATGACAAAGGATGTTCGCTGTGTGACACCGGAAACAGATATGGAAACAATCATGAACCTTATGATTGACGAACATTTGAAAACAGTACCGGTTGTCGAAAAGCCCAACCGGCTTGTAGGAATTATTACACGGCATGATATACTGGGTGCTATTGCGGCAACTGAATTGGAAGAAAAGATGTCAGAAAACCATAAAAGTACAGAAGAATAG
- the rlmH gene encoding 23S rRNA (pseudouridine(1915)-N(3))-methyltransferase RlmH, which yields MRFSIRAIGKIKEKWMREGIEEYSKRLKPVAKMDVLESDEEKMPENPSAAVKGKVLEKEGEKLLRSIQDSGCVVLLDMNGKKVSSEELAAWIAQKTIMGTSHFYFIIGGPYGNGKNIQARADLKLSMGPMTFTHQMARLILFEQLYRAVKINHHEPYHL from the coding sequence ATGAGATTCTCGATCCGGGCTATTGGAAAGATAAAAGAGAAATGGATGCGGGAGGGTATTGAAGAATACTCTAAACGTCTGAAGCCCGTGGCAAAAATGGATGTTTTAGAGAGTGATGAAGAAAAGATGCCGGAAAATCCTTCTGCGGCTGTAAAAGGAAAGGTGCTGGAAAAAGAGGGAGAAAAGCTTCTGAGATCAATTCAAGACTCAGGTTGTGTGGTGCTGCTGGACATGAATGGGAAGAAAGTTTCTTCTGAAGAATTGGCCGCATGGATCGCGCAAAAGACCATCATGGGTACGAGCCATTTTTATTTCATAATTGGTGGTCCCTATGGTAATGGGAAAAATATCCAAGCGCGTGCTGATCTTAAGTTATCAATGGGGCCGATGACTTTTACACATCAGATGGCGAGATTGATACTGTTTGAACAGCTTTATCGTGCTGTAAAAATTAATCATCATGAGCCATACCATTTGTAA
- a CDS encoding S1C family serine protease — translation MNMDREEMDRQLKEQGKNIELQTDKFSSGRKKLAAAAVVLLITSFIGGCFFGDIIPGNKQGNKAESSYSFPQTEQKKVEELPAIRNTAVVQAVKEVGPAVVGITTRVYDKDIFNRRVAVGQSVGSGVIFDKKGYIVTNNHVVSGSKEVNVSLSNGQTVPGKVVGTDASTDLAVVKIDSSDSLPVAVLGDSDALQIGETAIAIGNPLGLEFQGTVTVGVISALNRSLDDIDQRFKLIQTDAAINPGNSGGALVTADGKVVGINSAKISKEGIEGMGFSIPINQAKGIIEQLIANGKVVRAYLGVYAADKDIAARYGYQWDHDSGVLVMKVAKNSPLSLTDVHIGDYILSIDGKTVNTVKEMREIIDAHRPGDRISLVYEHNGRSETTEILLSSVSESDQ, via the coding sequence ATGAATATGGACAGAGAAGAAATGGACAGACAATTAAAAGAACAGGGGAAAAATATAGAATTGCAGACGGATAAGTTCTCTTCAGGGCGGAAAAAACTGGCGGCCGCGGCAGTGGTTCTTTTGATTACCAGTTTCATAGGGGGATGTTTCTTCGGTGATATTATTCCGGGAAACAAGCAGGGAAACAAAGCGGAATCTTCTTATTCCTTTCCACAGACAGAACAGAAAAAAGTGGAGGAGCTGCCGGCAATCAGAAATACGGCTGTTGTACAGGCGGTCAAAGAAGTTGGTCCGGCTGTCGTTGGGATCACGACGCGGGTTTATGATAAAGATATTTTTAACCGCCGTGTGGCGGTGGGGCAGAGTGTCGGTTCCGGTGTTATTTTTGATAAGAAGGGATATATTGTTACGAATAATCATGTCGTGTCAGGCAGCAAAGAAGTTAATGTTTCTCTTTCCAATGGACAGACTGTCCCCGGCAAAGTAGTGGGAACCGATGCGTCTACTGATTTGGCGGTGGTAAAAATTGATAGCAGCGATAGCTTGCCTGTGGCGGTCCTTGGTGATTCTGACGCACTTCAGATAGGGGAAACTGCGATTGCTATAGGGAATCCCCTCGGTCTTGAATTTCAAGGGACAGTTACGGTTGGTGTTATCAGTGCATTAAACAGGTCGCTTGACGATATTGATCAGCGTTTTAAATTAATTCAGACTGATGCGGCCATCAATCCGGGAAATTCCGGTGGTGCTCTTGTGACGGCAGATGGGAAAGTCGTAGGAATTAACAGTGCGAAAATATCCAAGGAAGGCATTGAGGGAATGGGGTTTTCTATTCCTATTAATCAGGCGAAGGGAATTATTGAACAGCTTATTGCCAATGGCAAGGTGGTCAGAGCATATTTGGGAGTTTATGCGGCGGATAAGGATATTGCAGCCCGCTATGGATATCAATGGGATCATGACTCGGGAGTTCTTGTCATGAAAGTGGCGAAGAACAGTCCTCTGAGTTTGACTGATGTCCATATAGGGGATTATATTTTATCTATTGATGGCAAAACGGTCAATACCGTAAAAGAAATGAGGGAAATTATTGATGCTCATAGACCTGGAGACAGGATTTCCCTGGTGTATGAACATAATGGCAGAAGCGAAACAACGGAAATTCTTTTGTCATCGGTATCTGAAAGTGATCAGTAA
- the rny gene encoding ribonuclease Y translates to MKNLEKDEILLYVIIAGIIAAVIGAGIGYLLRRRIAEARIGSAEEKAAQLVASAEKERENALREAETLKKETIVQTREELHKLREEVEQEHKGRRDELQRYEQRLVQKESNLDARSSNLEQRESVLAKKETQLKAQKEKVDNLCVMQQTKLEEISHLTRDQAKEMILARVNDELAHEKAVRIRAAEEEIKLTSDNKAREIIAAAIQRNAADTVSETTVSVVSLPNEEMKGRIIGREGRNIRAIETLTGVDLIIDDTPEAVILSCFDPIRREIARLSLESLVKDGRIHPARIEEVVAKTKKEVDKAIREAGEEAVLQCGISGMHPDLIKILGRLKYRTSYGQNVLQHCIDTSYFAGILAAEVGADADMAKRAGLLHDIGKAVDREQEGTHVELGVELAQKYHEPMQVINAIASHHGDTEAVCVEAVLVAAADAVSAARPGARRETLENYIKRLTKLEDIARSYPGVSSCYAIQAGREIRVIVKPEKVNEDQAVILSHDIAQQIEKELQYPGQVKVVIIRETRAIDFAK, encoded by the coding sequence GTGAAAAACTTGGAGAAAGATGAAATCTTATTGTACGTTATCATAGCAGGGATTATTGCAGCTGTAATTGGTGCTGGTATAGGATACTTACTCCGCAGACGTATTGCTGAAGCAAGGATCGGTTCTGCTGAAGAAAAAGCTGCACAGCTTGTTGCATCGGCGGAAAAAGAAAGAGAAAATGCTTTGCGTGAAGCGGAGACGCTGAAAAAAGAGACAATTGTACAAACCAGAGAAGAACTTCATAAACTCCGTGAAGAGGTAGAACAGGAGCATAAGGGGCGCCGCGATGAATTGCAGCGTTATGAGCAGCGTCTGGTTCAGAAGGAAAGTAATTTGGACGCAAGAAGCAGTAATCTGGAACAGCGGGAAAGTGTGTTGGCAAAGAAGGAAACCCAGCTGAAGGCACAGAAAGAAAAAGTGGATAATTTATGTGTTATGCAGCAGACGAAGCTGGAAGAAATTTCACATCTTACCCGTGATCAGGCGAAGGAAATGATTCTTGCCCGCGTTAATGATGAGTTGGCACATGAAAAGGCGGTCCGTATCAGGGCGGCAGAAGAAGAAATCAAGCTGACTTCTGATAACAAAGCGCGTGAAATCATAGCAGCTGCTATTCAAAGAAACGCTGCTGATACAGTTTCTGAAACAACGGTTTCGGTAGTTTCCCTGCCGAATGAAGAAATGAAGGGCCGTATTATCGGACGTGAAGGGCGGAATATACGCGCAATTGAAACATTGACCGGTGTTGATTTGATTATTGATGATACACCTGAAGCGGTTATTCTGTCCTGTTTCGATCCGATTCGCCGTGAAATTGCCAGATTGTCCCTGGAAAGTCTTGTGAAAGATGGACGAATCCATCCTGCAAGAATTGAGGAAGTTGTGGCAAAGACAAAGAAAGAAGTGGATAAAGCGATTCGTGAGGCCGGTGAAGAAGCGGTACTCCAGTGTGGAATTAGCGGCATGCATCCTGATCTGATTAAGATACTGGGGCGTTTGAAATATAGAACGAGTTATGGACAAAATGTTCTCCAGCACTGTATCGATACTTCCTACTTTGCAGGTATTCTTGCGGCGGAAGTCGGTGCAGACGCGGATATGGCAAAACGGGCTGGCTTGCTCCATGATATTGGTAAAGCGGTAGATCGTGAACAGGAAGGCACCCATGTGGAACTTGGCGTGGAACTGGCGCAGAAATACCATGAACCGATGCAGGTCATCAATGCTATTGCATCACATCATGGCGACACGGAAGCCGTATGCGTAGAGGCGGTTCTTGTAGCGGCGGCTGATGCTGTTTCTGCGGCTAGACCGGGTGCCAGGAGGGAGACGCTTGAAAATTATATCAAGAGACTGACGAAATTGGAAGATATTGCCCGTTCATATCCGGGGGTATCCAGTTGTTATGCTATCCAGGCAGGCCGTGAAATCAGAGTCATTGTAAAGCCTGAAAAGGTTAATGAAGACCAGGCTGTGATTCTTTCTCATGATATTGCCCAGCAAATTGAGAAGGAGCTGCAGTATCCGGGGCAGGTGAAGGTAGTTATTATTCGAGAAACACGGGCTATCGATTTTGCAAAATAA